A window of Ananas comosus cultivar F153 linkage group 4, ASM154086v1, whole genome shotgun sequence contains these coding sequences:
- the LOC109708528 gene encoding ABC transporter G family member 5-like, producing the protein MSSFVNTLRCFKMEGKEPKVGAAPPPAGASSAKVGADSDAPADHHHVVDLVDDAAKAPGNVPFLLEFTDLTYAVKPRGRIPFLPRGGREKTLLDSVSGAAREGEILAVLGASGSGKSTLIDALANRIAKESLRGSVTLNGEQIDGRLFKVISAYVMQDDLLYPMLTVRETLTYAAEFRLPRSMSRARKESRVQALIDQLGLRRAADTIIGDEGHRGVSGGERRRVSIGIDIVHDPMVLFLDEPTSGLDSSSALMVVQVLQRIAQSGSIVAMSIHQPSYRILGLLDRIMFLSRGRGVYYGPVDGLYPFFSEFGSPVPDNENPVEFALDLIHELERSADPAGRNALIEFNESWQELERSKSTSPATSPLQMPLKDAIRASISRGKLVSGSETTSESDTSASPVQTYANPFWVEMAVLTRRGFTNTRRMPELLAIRVGTVMVTGFILATIFWRLDDSPKGVQERLGFFAMGMSTMFYTCSDALPVFLQERYIYMRETAHNAYRRVSYVVSNAIVGFPPLIILSIAFALTTFFAIGLSGGFPAFLYFTLMILASFWAGSGFVTFLSGIVKQVILGYTIVVAILAYFLLFSGYFINRDRIPHYWIWFHYLSLIKYAYEGVLQNEFGGSSGAAKCFVRGVQMFDGTPVGDMPYSAQLKVLSVMSKTLGRNLTDATCITNGPEVLRQQAVTDLSKWDCLWITVAWGFLFRILFYIALQLGSRNKRK; encoded by the exons ATGTCGTCGTTTGTTAACACGCTCCGGTGCTTCAAAATGGAGGGGAAGGAACCCAAAGTCGGCGCCGCACCTCCGCCCGCGGGGGCCTCCTCCGCCAAAGTCGGCGCCGACTCCGACGCCCCCGCCGACCACCACCACGTCGTCGACCTCGTCGACGACGCCGCCAAGGCGCCGGGGAACGTCCCCTTCCTCCTCGAGTTCACGGACCTAACGTACGCCGTCAAGCCCCGCGGCAGGATCCCGTTTCTGCCACGCGGCGGCCGCGAGAAGACCCTGCTGGACTCGGTGTCGGGCGCGGCGCGCGAGGGCGAGATCCTGGCCGTGCTCGGCGCGAGCGGGTCGGGCAAGTCCACGCTGATCGACGCGCTCGCGAACCGGATCGCGAAGGAGAGCCTCCGCGGCTCCGTCACGCTCAACGGCGAGCAGATCGACGGCCGTTTGTTCAAGGTCATCTCCGCTTACGTCATGCAGGACGACCTGCTGTACCCCATGCTCACCGTCCGCGAGACGCTGACGTACGCCGCCGAGTTCCGGCTCCCCCGGTCCATGTCCCGGGCCAGGAAAGAAAGCCGGGTCCAGGCCCTGATCGACCAGCTCGGCCTGCGCCGCGCCGCGGACACTATAATCGGGGACGAGGGCCACCGCGGCGTCTCCGGAGGGGAGCGGCGCCGCGTGTCGATCGGCATCGACATCGTCCACGACCCGATGGTTTTGTTCCTGGACGAGCCCACGTCGGGGCTCGACTCGAGCAGCGCGCTCATGGTGGTGCAGGTGTTACAGAGAATCGCGCAGAGCGGGAGCATCGTGGCTATGTCGATCCACCAGCCCAGCTACCGCATCCTCGGCCTCCTCGACCGCATCATGTTCCTCTCGCGCGGCCGGGGCGTGTACTACGGCCCCGTCGACGGCCTCTACCCCTTCTTCTCCGAGTTCGGGAGCCCCGTCCCCGACAACGAGAACCCGGTCGAGTTCGCGCTCGACCTCATCCACGAGCTCGAGCGCTCGGCGGACCCCGCAGGTCGCAACGCCCTCATCGAATTCAACGAGTCGTGGCAGGAGCTCGAGAGGTCAAAGTCGACATCCCCCGCGACCTCCCCATTACAAATGCCTCTCAAAGATGCTATCAGAGCGAGCATATCGCGGGGGAAGCTGGTGTCCGGATCGGAGACGACGTCAGAATCCGATACATCGGCGTCCCCCGTCCAGACATACGCGAACCCGTTCTGGGTCGAGATGGCCGTGCTCACCCGACGCGGGTTCACGAACACGCGGCGGATGCCGGAGCTGCTGGCGATACGGGTCGGGACGGTGATGGTGACGGGGTTCATCCTCGCCACCATCTTCTGGCGGCTCGACGACTCGCCGAAGGGCGTGCAGGAGCGCCTCGGCTTCTTCGCCATGGGCATGTCGACCATGTTCTACACGTGCTCCGACGCCCTCCCCGTCTTCCTGCAGGAGCGCTACATCTATATGCGGGAGACCGCGCACAACGCCTACCGCCGGGTGTCCTACGTCGTCTCCAACGCCATCGTCGGATTCCCGCCCCTCATAATCCTATCCATCGCGTTCGCCCTCACCACCTTCTTCGCGATCGGGCTCTCCGGCGGCTTCCCCGCCTTCCTCTATTTCACGCTCATGATCCTGGCGTCCTTCTGGGCCGGGAGCGGCTTCGTCACCTTCCTCTCCGGCATCGTCAAGCAAGTGATTCTCGGATACACCATCGTCGTGGCCATCCTCGCCTACTTCCTCCTCTTCAGCGGTTACTTCATAAACCGTGACAG GATTCCGCACTACTGGATTTGGTTCCACTACCTCTCGCTTATAAAGTACGCCTACGAGGGGGTGCTGCAGAACGAGTTCGGGGGTAGCAGCGGGGCCGCGAAGTGCTTCGTGCGCGGGGTGCAGATGTTCGACGGGACGCCGGTCGGGGACATGCCGTACAGCGCGCAGTTGAAGGTGCTGTCGGTGATGAGCAAGACGCTCGGGAGGAACCTGACGGACGCGACGTGCATCACGAACGGCCCCGAAGTGCTGCGGCAGCAGGCGGTGACGGACCTCAGCAAGTGGGACTGCCTCTGGATCACGGTGGCCTGGGGATTCTTGTTCCGGATACTCTTCTACATTGCTTTGCAACTGGGGAGCAGGAACAAGAGGAAGTAG
- the LOC109709438 gene encoding uncharacterized protein LOC109709438, which yields MSSACKSAEARPPVRATYVNLYKWPESDAEFVKSIAGKRSSSGSGYGNNYHVNNYVDCRRRKFGPSTNVVVDSYSCRQMYLRSYKFSKKESVPEKTMRCIAQVKEKAMVLPFLSPRNEKGGAAVRDESANSKRKRSEMKKKISKKGCSANLRKLGVASCKVARSILFRLLTCAASVDVADPTRV from the coding sequence ATGAGCTCGGCGTGTAAATCCGCAGAGGCGCGGCCGCCCGTGCGCGCGACGTACGTCAACCTCTACAAGTGGCCTGAGTCCGACGCCGAGTTCGTGAAATCGATCGCGGGGAAACGAAGCAGCAGCGGTAGCGGTTACGGGAATAACTATCATGTCAACAATTACGTCGATTGTAGGAGGAGAAAATTTGGACCGAGCACGAACGTTGTTGTGGATAGCTACTCTTGTAGACAAATGTATCTGAGGAGCTACAAATTCTCTAAGAAGGAGTCCGTACCGGAGAAAACTATGCGGTGCATCGCACAGGTGAAAGAGAAGGCCATGGTTTTGCCGTTTCTCTCGCCCAGGAACGAGAAAGGTGGTGCGGCTGTTAGGGACGAAAGTGCAAATAGTAAAAGAAAGAGGAGCGAGATGAAAAAGAAGATAAGCAAGAAAGGGTGTTCCGCGAATTTGAGGAAGTTGGGAGTGGCGTCGTGCAAAGTTGCTCGTTCGATCCTGTTTCGACTCCTCACGTGCGCGGCGAGCGTCGACGTGGCAGATCCGACCCGGGTTTAG
- the LOC109708685 gene encoding calcium-transporting ATPase 1, endoplasmic reticulum-type-like: MGKGGQDEGRRGGGGGGGEEAAPPTFPAWARSVAECEAEFKVRAEHGLRSDEVVARREKYGWNELEKHAGPSIWQLVLEQFNDTLVRILLVAAVVSFVLAWIDGNEGGEMGITAFVEPLVIFLILIVNAVVGVWQENNAEKALEALKEIQSEHARVKRDGEWIHDLPAKELVPGDIVELRVGDKVPADMRVLYLISSTLRVEQGSLTGENASVNKTSHKVESEDTDIQGKECMVFAGTTVVNGSCVCLVTQTGMNTEIGKIHSQIHEASQEDDDTPLKKKLNQFGEALTAIIGVICALVWLINVKYFFTWEYVDGWPRNFKFSFEKCTYYFEIAVALAVAAIPEGLPAVITTCLALGTRKMAQKNALVRKLPSVETLGCTTVICSDKTGTLTTNQMSAVRLVAMGRWTDTIRSFKVDGTTYDPHDGKIHDWPGSNMDANLQMIAKIAAVCNDASVAHSGHQFVASGMPTEAALKVLVEKMGLPGGHTPPSGSSEILRCCEWWNYNAQRVATLEFDRTRKSMGVIVKSKSGSNSLLVKGAVENLLERSAYIQLLDGSVVLLEESSKALILDTLREMSTNALRCLGFAYKDDLADFATYDGEDHPAHRLLLDPSNYSSIESDLIFVGLVGLRDPPREEVYKAIEDCRAAGIRVMVITGDNKETAEAICRDIGVFKPDEDISLKSLTGKEFMSLSDKKNLLRQKGGLLFSRAEPKHKQEIVRLLKEDGEVVAMTGDGVNDAPALKLADIGIAMGITGTEVAKEASDMVLADDNFSTIVAAVGQGRSIYNNMKAFIRYMISSNIGEVASIFLTSALGIPEGLIPVQLLWVNLVTDGPPATALGFNPPDKDIMKKPPRRSDDSLITPWILFRYMVIGLYVGIATVGIFIIWYTHGSFMGIDLTGDGHTLVTYSQLSNWGQCSSWNNFTVTPFTAGTRHFSFDANPCDYFQSGKVKATTLSLSVLVAIEMFNSLNALSEDTSLLVMPPWVNPWLLLAMSISFGLHFLILYVPFLAQVFGIVPLSFNEWLLVLAVALPVVLIDEVLKFVGRLMSSKDTKRRLEKQKDE; this comes from the exons ATGGGGAAAGGGGGGCAGGATGAAGGGaggagaggcggcggcggcggaggcggagaggaggcggcgccgccgacgtTCCCGGCGTGGGCGAGGAGCGTGGCGGAGTGCGAGGCGGAGTTCAAGGTGAGGGCCGAGCACGGCCTCCGATCCGACGAGGTCGTCGCCCGCCGCGAGAAGTATGGGTGGAACGAGCTCGAGAAACACGCGGGGCCGTCGATCTGGCAACTGGTGCTGGAGCAGTTCAACGACACCCTCGTGCGGATCCtcctcgtcgccgccgtcgtctcCTTCGTCCTCGCTTGGATCGACGGGAACGAGGGCGGCGAGATGGGGATCACGGCATTCGTGGAGCCCTTGGTGATCTTCTTGATCCTCATCGTGAACGCCGTCGTCGGGGTTTGGCAAGAGAACAATGCCGAGAAAGCTCTGGAAGCCTTGAAGGAGATCCAATCTGAGCATGCTAGAGTAAAGAGGGACGGAGAGTGGATCCACGATTTGCCCGCAAAGGAGCTTGTTCCGGGGGATATCGTGGAGCTTAGGGTTGGTGATAAGGTCCCCGCTGATATGCGGGTCTTGTATTTGATAAGCTCGACTCTAAGGGTGGAACAGGGGTCTCTAACCGGAGAAAATGCCTCCGTGAATAAGACCAGTCACAAGGTTGAATCAGAGGATACAGATATTCAGGGGAAAGAGTGCATGGTTTTTGCCGGTACGACCGTCGTCAATGGCAGCTGCGTGTGCTTGGTTACCCAAACTGGCATGAACACTGAAATTGGTAAAATACATTCTCAGATCCATGAAGCTTCCCAGGAAGATGACGATACTCCGCTGAAGAAGAAGTTGAACCAGTTTGGCGAGGCCCTCACTGCTATAATTGGTGTTATTTGTGCCCTTGTTTGGTTAATCAATGTGAAATACTTCTTTACTTGGGAGTATGTTGATGGCTGGCCGAGGAATTTTAAGTTCTCTTTTGAGAAGTGCACGTATTACTTTGAGATTGCAGTGGCTTTGGCTGTTGCGGCGATCCCTGAGGGCTTGCCAGCAGTCATCACTACTTGCTTGGCACTTGGAACAAGGAAGATGGCACAGAAGAATGCATTGGTGCGGAAATTGCCGAGTGTTGAGACTCTAGGATGCACAACTGTCATTTGTTCTGATAAGACTGGAACATTAACCACGAATCAGATGTCGGCGGTTAGGCTTGTTGCAATGGGTAGGTGGACAGATACAATTAGGAGCTTTAAAGTGGATGGAACCACATATGATCCACATGATGGGAAGATCCATGATTGGCCCGGTAGCAATATGGATGCAAATCTTCAAATGATCGCCAAGATTGCTGCCGTCTGCAATGATGCGAGCGTCGCGCATTCGGGACACCAGTTTGTTGCCAGTGGAATGCCGACGGAGGCAGCATTGAAG GTTCTGGTGGAGAAGATGGGACTCCCTGGGGGACATACTCCACCTTCTGGTTCTTCTGAAATACTGC GATGTTGCGAATGGTGGAATTATAATGCACAAAGGGTCGCAACTCTTGAGTTTGATCGAACTCGTAAATCAATGGGGGTTATTGTGAAATCAAAATCAGGAAGCAATTCACTACTTGTCAAG GGGGCAGTGGAAAATTTATTAGAAAGGAGTGCCTACATTCAGCTGCTTGACGGCTCAGTTGTATTGTTGGAGGAAAGTTCCAAGGCTCTTATTTTAGATACCCTTCGTGAAATGTCTACTAATGCTTTACGTTGTTTGGGTTTCGCATACAAGGATGATCTAGCAGACTTCGCGACCTATGATGGTGAAGACCATCCTGCTCACAGGCTTTTGCTTGATCCATCTAACTATTCATCTATCGAGAGTGATCTCATTTTTGTTGGCTTAGTTGGGCTGAGG GATCCTCCTCGAGAGGAGGTGTACAAGGCCATTGAAGATTGTAGAGCTGCCGGCATTCGTGTGATGGTAATAACAGGCGATAATAAAGAAACTGCAGAGGCAATATGCCGTGATATTGGAGTGTTTAAGCCTGATGAAGACATTAGTTTGAAGAGCCTTACCGGCAAGGAATTCATGTCACTATCTGATAAAAAGAATCTCTTGAGGCAAAAAGGTGGTCTTCTCTTCTCTAGAGCTGAACCAAAGCACAAGCAAGAGATTGTGAGATTGTTGAAAGAAGATGGTGAGGTAGTTGCCATGACAGGGGATGGGGTGAATGATGCCCCTGCTCTGAAGCTGGCTGATATTGGTATAGCAATGGGCATTACTGGGACTGAG GTTGCGAAGGAAGCTTCAGATATGGTGTTGGCAGATGATAATTTCAGTACAATAGTAGCAGCGGTTGGTCAAGGAAGATCTATATACAATAATATGAAGGCTTTCATAAG ATATATGATCTCCTCAAATATCGGTGAAGTCGCCTCTATTTTCCTTACTTCAGCTTTGGGCATTCCTGAGGGACTCATTCCAGTTCAGCTTCTGTGGGTCAATCTCGTCACTGATGGCCCTCCTGCAACCGCTCTGGGCTTCAACCCTCCTGATAAAGACATTATGAAGAAACCTCCACGAAGGAGTGACGACTCATTGATCACTCCATGGATTCTATTCCGCTACATG GTCATCGGTCTCTATGTGGGAATTGCAACAGTAGGCATCTTCATCATATGGTATACTCACGGCTCCTTCATGGGCATCGACCTGACCGGCGATGGCCACACTCTTGTCACCTACTCTCAGCTCTCAAACTGGGGCCAATGCTCGTCATGGAACAACTTCACTGTCACACCCTTCACAGCTGGGACCCGCCACTTTTCCTTCGATGCCAACCCCTGCGATTACTTCCAGAGCGGCAAAGTAAAAGCGACGACCCTCTCCCTCTCGGTCTTGGTGGCCATCGAGATGTTCAACTCGCTCAACGCCCTTTCAGAAGACACTAGTCTTTTGGTTATGCCTCCCTGGGTCAACCCATGGCTGCTATTGGCAATGTCCATTTCATTCGGGCTCCATTTCCTGATCTTATACGTGCCCTTCCTGGCTCAAGTGTTCGGGATCGTGCCGCTCAGTTTCAACGAGTGGCTGTTGGTGTTGGCTGTAGCTCTTCCTGTGGTGCTTATCGACGAGGTTCTTAAGTTTGTGGGCCGGTTAATGAGCTCTAAAGATACCAAGCGGCGGTTGGAGAAACAGAAGGACGAGTAG
- the LOC109708926 gene encoding receptor-like protein kinase HERK 1 translates to MALRNLELVLIIFETLSLYFCFCNALFTPTDNYLIDCGSSSNATVGGRTFLADDSLSSTLTTPQTILASASANSVASFDDAILYRTARIFTGPSSYSFPIQKHGRHFIRLYFFPFTYQSYSLSAAKFTVSTQDAVLLSDFQPPSNPAPVFKEFSANITRDNLILSFVPSGNLAFINALEVVSVPDNLILNVAQTISPVGQYLGLSNQALETAYRVNMGGPKVTPDNDTLSRTWVNDRSFLLDQNLTKSVVYSGKINYVSGGATPETAPPVVYQTATELAASNTTGAVFNMTWQFDVEGSSSYLVRYHFCDIVSTALNVLYFNVYLDSWSAANNLDLSTLLNNNLAAPYFMDVVLTAGSAATNKLLIGIGPSTLPNVLPDGILNGLEIMKFVNSSGSAAVVEPAASSKNLGVILGSVFGALAVVILAAVIFMMLRRRKLEKQQSKSWMPFSINGLTSLSTGSRTSNGTTLTSGQNGELGYRFSFVVLQEATNNFDENWVIGVGGFGKVYKGVLRDDTKVAVKRGNPKSQQGLNEFRTEIELLSRLRHRHLVSLIGFCDERNEMILVYEYMEKGTLKSHLYGSDLPPLTWKQRLEICIGSARGLHYLHTGSAKAIIHRDVKSANILLDENLMAKVADFGLSKTGPELDQTHVSTAVKGSFGYLDPEYFRRQQLTEKSDVYSFGVVLLEVLCARPVIDPTLPREMVNLAEWGVKWQKRGELHQIVDRRIEDTIKPDSLRKFGETVEKCLADYGVERPSMGDVLWNLEYVLQLQEAEFEDSEVNSMNRIVELSSQVQNVEAMQDSVITVRQEGPPNENVNDLSDVSMSRVFSQLIKAEGR, encoded by the coding sequence ATGGCTCTGAGAAACCTTGAATTAGTCCTGATCATCTTTGAGACCCTGTCATTATACTTTTGCTTCTGCAATGCATTATTCACACCCACAGACAACTACCTAATCGACTGCGGCTCCTCGTCGAACGCCACCGTCGGCGGAAGAACCTTCCTCGCCGACGATTCCCTCTCTTCGACCCTCACCACCCCTCAAACCATCCTCGCTTCGGCCTCGGCAAACTCCGTCGCTTCCTTCGACGACGCAATCCTCTACCGAACCGCCCGAATCTTCACCGGACCGTCTTCCTACTCCTTCCCGATCCAAAAGCACGGCCGCCACTTCATCCGCCTCTACTTCTTCCCCTTTACCTACCAAAGCTACAGTCTTTCCGCTGCGAAGTTCACCGTCTCGACCCAAGACGCTGTCCTCCTCAGCGATTTCCAGCCGCCGAGCAATCCTGCGCCGGTGTTTAAGGAGTTCTCGGCTAACATAACTCGCGATAACCTCATACTTTCCTTTGTGCCGTCGGGGAACTTGGCCTTTATAAATGCCCTGGAAGTTGTTTCGGTGCCGGATAATCTTATCCTTAATGTGGCTCAAACTATTAGCCCCGTGGGTCAGTACTTGGGTTTGTCGAACCAGGCGTTGGAGACGGCTTATCGAGTCAATATGGGCGGACCAAAAGTCACCCCGGACAACGATACGCTCTCGAGAACTTGGGTCAATGATCGAAGCTTTTTGCTCGATCAAAATCTTACTAAATCGGTTGTCTATAGCGGAAAGATCAATTATGTGAGCGGAGGAGCGACGCCGGAAACGGCGCCCCCTGTTGTCTATCAGACAGCTACCGAATTGGCCGCGTCGAATACTACTGGTGCTGTTTTCAACATGACGTGGCAATTCGATGTGGAAGGCAGTTCCAGCTACTTGGTTCGGTACCATTTCTGCGATATAGTTAGCACGGCTCTAAATGTGCTCTACTTCAATGTGTATCTCGATAGCTGGTCTGCGGCGAACAATCTTGATCTGTCTACTCTCTTGAACAATAACTTGGCCGCGCCTTATTTCATGGATGTTGTTCTGACGGCCGGTAGTGCTGCTACCAATAAGCTTCTCATCGGTATCGGCCCTTCGACCTTACCCAATGTGTTGCCCGACGGTATTCTGAACGGTCTTGAGATTATGAAGTTTGTCAACTCTTCAGGCTCCGCTGCTGTCGTCGAACCCGCCGCTTCGAGCAAGAACTTGGGTGTGATATTGGGTTCTGTTTTTGGCGCGCTCGCTGTAGTGATCCTAGCAGCTGTTATTTTCATGATGCTTAGAAGGCGGAAACTCGAAAAGCAACAGTCGAAGTCTTGGATGCCGTTCTCTATCAACGGGCTCACTTCGCTTAGCACGGGAAGCAGGACTTCCAACGGCACTACTCTCACGTCCGGCCAGAACGGCGAGCTCGGCTACCGGTTCTCTTTCGTCGTGCTACAAGAAGCTACAAATAACtttgatgaaaattgggttatcgGTGTCGGAGGTTTTGGCAAGGTTTACAAAGGAGTGCTGAGGGACGATACCAAAGTGGCGGTGAAGCGCGGGAACCCCAAATCTCAACAAGGCCTCAATGAATTCCGAACCGAGATTGAACTACTTTCCCGACTTCGGCACCGCCATCTGGTTTCTCTTATCGGATTCTGTGACGAGAGGAATGAGATGATTTTAGTTTACGAGTACATGGAGAAGGGAACGCTGAAAAGCCACCTCTACGGCTCGGATCTCCCTCCTCTTACTTGGAAACAACGGCTGGAAATTTGCATTGGGTCGGCCCGCGGGCTTCACTACCTCCACACCGGATCGGCGAAGGCGATCATCCACCGCGATGTTAAGTCTGCGAACATCTTGCTTGATGAGAATCTCATGGCGAAGGTTGCTGACTTTGGTTTATCGAAGACCGGGCCCGAGTTGGATCAAACTCATGTTAGCACCGCAGTGAAAGGCAGTTTCGGGTATCTTGATCCCGAGTATTTTAGAAGGCAACAACTGACGGAAAAATCCGACGTGTATTCATTCGGAGTGGTCTTGCTCGAAGTTCTGTGTGCGAGGCCGGTCATCGACCCCACGCTGCCGAGAGAGATGGTAAACTTGGCAGAGTGGGGAGTGAAGTGGCAGAAGCGGGGGGAGCTGCACCAGATCGTCGATCGGCGGATCGAGGACACAATTAAGCCCGACTCCCTCAGGAAGTTCGGTGAGACGGTCGAAAAGTGCCTAGCTGATTACGGCGTGGAGCGGCCCTCGATGGGAGACGTGCTGTGGAACTTGGAGTACGTGCTGCAGCTCCAAGAGGCGGAATTTGAGGACTCCGAGGTGAATAGCATGAACCGGATCGTGGAGCTCTCCTCGCAGGTCCAGAATGTCGAAGCTATGCAGGACAGCGTTATAACGGTCAGACAAGAAGGTCCGCCGAACGAGAACGTGAACGATCTTTCTGATGTGTCGATGAGTCGGGTTTTCTCGCAGCTCATCAAAGCTGAGGGAAGGTAA